One window of Suricata suricatta isolate VVHF042 chromosome 6, meerkat_22Aug2017_6uvM2_HiC, whole genome shotgun sequence genomic DNA carries:
- the C1QTNF2 gene encoding complement C1q tumor necrosis factor-related protein 2 isoform X3, translating to MIPWVLLACALPCAGDPLLGAFARRDFQKGSPQLVCSLPGPQGPPGPPGVPGPSGMVGRMGFPGKDGQDGQDGDRGDSGEEGPPGRTGNRGKPGPKGKAGAIGRAGPRGPKGVSGAPGKHGTPGKKGPKGRKGEPGLPGPCSCGSGHAKSAFSVAVTKSYPRERLPIKFDKILMNEGSHYNASSGKFVCGVPGIYYFTYDITLANKHLAIGLVHNGQYRIRTFDANTGNHDVASGSTILALKQGDEVWLQIFYSEQNGLFYDPYWTDSLFTGFLIYADQDNPNEV from the exons ATGATCCCTTGGGTGCTCTTGGCCTGTGCCCTCCCTTGTGCAGGTGACCCGCTGCTTGGTGCCTTCGCCCGCAGGGACTTCCAAAAAGGCTCCCCTCAACTTGTCTGCAGCCTGCCTGGCCCCCAAGGCCCACCTGGCCCCCCAGGAGTCCCAGGGCCCTCAGGAATGGTGGGAAGAATGGGCTTTCCTGGAAAAGATGGCCAGGATGGCCAGGATGGGGACCGGGGGGACAGTGGAGAGGAAG GTCCACCTGGCCGGACAGGTAACCGGGGAAAGCCAGGACCAAAGGGCAAAGCCGGGGCCATTGGGCGGGCCGGTCCTCGAGGCCCCAAGGGGGTCAGCGGTGCCCCGGGGAAGCACGGCACACCAGGAAAGAAGGGGCccaagggcaggaagggggagccgGGCCTCCCAGGCCCCTGCAGCTGCGGCAGTGGCCACGCCAAGTCTGCCTTCTCAGTGGCAGTGACCAAGAGCTACCCAAGGGAGAGGCTGCCCATCAAGTTTGACAAGATCCTGATGAATGAGGGCAGCCACTACAATGCATCCAGTGGCAAGTTTGTCTGTGGCGTGCCGGGGATCTACTACTTCACCTACGATATCACCCTGGCCAACAAGCACCTGGCCATCGGCCTGGTGCACAACGGCCAGTACCGCATCCGGACCTTCGATGCCAACACAGGCAACCATGATGTGGCCTCGGGCTCCACTATCCTGGCTCTGAAGCAGGGTGATGAGGTCTGGCTGCAGATCTTCTACTCAGAGCAGAATGGGCTTTTCTACGACCCTTACTGGACCGATAGCCTCTTCACAGGCTTCCTCATCTATGCCGACCAGGACAACCCCAATGAGGTGTAG
- the C1QTNF2 gene encoding complement C1q tumor necrosis factor-related protein 2 isoform X2: MWLNYGFERSFWLHMVTIMIPWVLLACALPCAGDPLLGAFARRDFQKGSPQLVCSLPGPQGPPGPPGVPGPSGMVGRMGFPGKDGQDGQDGDRGDSGEEGPPGRTGNRGKPGPKGKAGAIGRAGPRGPKGVSGAPGKHGTPGKKGPKGRKGEPGLPGPCSCGSGHAKSAFSVAVTKSYPRERLPIKFDKILMNEGSHYNASSGKFVCGVPGIYYFTYDITLANKHLAIGLVHNGQYRIRTFDANTGNHDVASGSTILALKQGDEVWLQIFYSEQNGLFYDPYWTDSLFTGFLIYADQDNPNEV; this comes from the exons ATGTGGCTGAATTATGGTTTTGAACGGTCCTTCTGGCTTCACATG GTGACCATCATGATCCCTTGGGTGCTCTTGGCCTGTGCCCTCCCTTGTGCAGGTGACCCGCTGCTTGGTGCCTTCGCCCGCAGGGACTTCCAAAAAGGCTCCCCTCAACTTGTCTGCAGCCTGCCTGGCCCCCAAGGCCCACCTGGCCCCCCAGGAGTCCCAGGGCCCTCAGGAATGGTGGGAAGAATGGGCTTTCCTGGAAAAGATGGCCAGGATGGCCAGGATGGGGACCGGGGGGACAGTGGAGAGGAAG GTCCACCTGGCCGGACAGGTAACCGGGGAAAGCCAGGACCAAAGGGCAAAGCCGGGGCCATTGGGCGGGCCGGTCCTCGAGGCCCCAAGGGGGTCAGCGGTGCCCCGGGGAAGCACGGCACACCAGGAAAGAAGGGGCccaagggcaggaagggggagccgGGCCTCCCAGGCCCCTGCAGCTGCGGCAGTGGCCACGCCAAGTCTGCCTTCTCAGTGGCAGTGACCAAGAGCTACCCAAGGGAGAGGCTGCCCATCAAGTTTGACAAGATCCTGATGAATGAGGGCAGCCACTACAATGCATCCAGTGGCAAGTTTGTCTGTGGCGTGCCGGGGATCTACTACTTCACCTACGATATCACCCTGGCCAACAAGCACCTGGCCATCGGCCTGGTGCACAACGGCCAGTACCGCATCCGGACCTTCGATGCCAACACAGGCAACCATGATGTGGCCTCGGGCTCCACTATCCTGGCTCTGAAGCAGGGTGATGAGGTCTGGCTGCAGATCTTCTACTCAGAGCAGAATGGGCTTTTCTACGACCCTTACTGGACCGATAGCCTCTTCACAGGCTTCCTCATCTATGCCGACCAGGACAACCCCAATGAGGTGTAG
- the C1QTNF2 gene encoding complement C1q tumor necrosis factor-related protein 2 isoform X1 produces MQPSYSAPTRKENLGTKIAFKKVTIMIPWVLLACALPCAGDPLLGAFARRDFQKGSPQLVCSLPGPQGPPGPPGVPGPSGMVGRMGFPGKDGQDGQDGDRGDSGEEGPPGRTGNRGKPGPKGKAGAIGRAGPRGPKGVSGAPGKHGTPGKKGPKGRKGEPGLPGPCSCGSGHAKSAFSVAVTKSYPRERLPIKFDKILMNEGSHYNASSGKFVCGVPGIYYFTYDITLANKHLAIGLVHNGQYRIRTFDANTGNHDVASGSTILALKQGDEVWLQIFYSEQNGLFYDPYWTDSLFTGFLIYADQDNPNEV; encoded by the exons ATGCAGCCTTCGTACTCAGCTCCCACCAGAAAGGAGAATTTAGGAACTAAGATAGCTTTTAAAAAG GTGACCATCATGATCCCTTGGGTGCTCTTGGCCTGTGCCCTCCCTTGTGCAGGTGACCCGCTGCTTGGTGCCTTCGCCCGCAGGGACTTCCAAAAAGGCTCCCCTCAACTTGTCTGCAGCCTGCCTGGCCCCCAAGGCCCACCTGGCCCCCCAGGAGTCCCAGGGCCCTCAGGAATGGTGGGAAGAATGGGCTTTCCTGGAAAAGATGGCCAGGATGGCCAGGATGGGGACCGGGGGGACAGTGGAGAGGAAG GTCCACCTGGCCGGACAGGTAACCGGGGAAAGCCAGGACCAAAGGGCAAAGCCGGGGCCATTGGGCGGGCCGGTCCTCGAGGCCCCAAGGGGGTCAGCGGTGCCCCGGGGAAGCACGGCACACCAGGAAAGAAGGGGCccaagggcaggaagggggagccgGGCCTCCCAGGCCCCTGCAGCTGCGGCAGTGGCCACGCCAAGTCTGCCTTCTCAGTGGCAGTGACCAAGAGCTACCCAAGGGAGAGGCTGCCCATCAAGTTTGACAAGATCCTGATGAATGAGGGCAGCCACTACAATGCATCCAGTGGCAAGTTTGTCTGTGGCGTGCCGGGGATCTACTACTTCACCTACGATATCACCCTGGCCAACAAGCACCTGGCCATCGGCCTGGTGCACAACGGCCAGTACCGCATCCGGACCTTCGATGCCAACACAGGCAACCATGATGTGGCCTCGGGCTCCACTATCCTGGCTCTGAAGCAGGGTGATGAGGTCTGGCTGCAGATCTTCTACTCAGAGCAGAATGGGCTTTTCTACGACCCTTACTGGACCGATAGCCTCTTCACAGGCTTCCTCATCTATGCCGACCAGGACAACCCCAATGAGGTGTAG